In Aedes albopictus strain Foshan chromosome 3, AalbF5, whole genome shotgun sequence, the following are encoded in one genomic region:
- the LOC109428050 gene encoding neutral alpha-glucosidase C-like, whose product MKTNQFNGVLFNSPGLTEVEIVRSRLIVIRAQFTGHFELELLPGPNPADLHHQLKTITRNQYQPPFWSYGVHVCDEARNASLGAVRADIEGMIEAGIIFDSHCINDDLFWLSSAMAITTELEEVIGLLANHSKRFVPSVVMVLEPAGNPAYTTARTNGLLLRSAYNIAPYRGLVRNRTAVYLDWRTERHEMTVWFGQTWTSVRNLNGSGVTVREGCLRDDGNKTYPSRGQLTYLPDGLNSSIADLIRWDTKLSDSMEMVVKSQNRMGPEMMRRVEEQVGAGEFVVTGAYDLRTRAAIMAQNVSGTWISLRNEVNRAIGLSLAGLSFIGTPVCGNARDNVTEELCIRWYQFGSLLPLFKVSEDRMPHRFSRFAQRIMLSMIRKRYALMEYMNTLIVTDSAYLRPMFYHYEEARNFTAELWEQFMVGEALLVAPVLLPQMTQIDIYFPETFYELWAGEELPTNDVLQYAVVESDLPMFVRPGYVVGLRQISDEVLAIDEARLQPMFLTGAVACNIRRTKCDASGSLTFEKGFGLEFRVALEQELIIRIRLTVRNESLKDSACSPTHKTLSGEVLFVQLYGHPNRTEPLVHQLDFDLCQLTETEAEKVYNFPNNETQSEILQ is encoded by the exons ATGAAAACCAACCAATTCAATGGCGTCCTCTTCAACAGCCCCGGCCTAACGGAAGTGGAAATCGTCCGTTCCCGTCTGATCGTCATCCGCGCCCAATTCACCGGTCACTTCGAGTTGGAGCTGCTTCCGGGTCCGAATCCGGCCGACCTGCACCACCAGCTGAAAACGATCACCCGCAACCAGTACCAACCGCCGTTCTGGTCCTACGGCGTTCACGTTTGCGATGAGGCTCGTAACGCTAGTTTGGGTGCTGTTCGCGCCGATATTGAAGGAATGATCGAGGCGGGGATCATCTTCGATTCGCACTGCATCAACGACGACCTGTTTTGGTTGTCCAGCGCGATGGCGATCACTACGGAGTTGGAGGAGGTGATTGGGCTGCTGGCCAATCACAGCAAGCGGTTTGTGCCGTCGGTTGTGATGGTGCTGGAGCCGGCGGGGAATCCCGCGTATACGACCGCCCGGACCAATGGGCTGTTGCTGCGTAGTGCTTATAATATAGCGCCGTATAGGGGGTTGGTCCGGAACAGGACTGCGGTGTATTTGGATTGGCGTACCGAGCGGCATGAGATGACGGTGTGGTTCGGGCAGACGTGGACGAGTGTGAGGAACTTGAACGGTTCGGGGGTTACTGTGAGGGAGGGATGTCTGCGAGACGATGGGAATAAGACGTATCCGAGTAGGGGGCAGTTGACGTATTTGCCCGACGGGTTGAACAGTTCGATTGCGGATTTGATCCGGTGGGATACGAAGCTGTCCGATAGTATGGAGATGGTGGTGAAGAGTCAGAACCGGATGGGACCGGAGATGATGCGGAGAGTTGAGGAGCAGGTGGGAGCGGGGGAGTTTGTCGTGACGGGGGCGTATGATTTGAGGACGAGGGCGGCGATTATGGCGCAGAATGTGTCCGGAACGTGGATTTCGTTGAGGAATGAGGTTAATCGAGCGATTGGGTTGTCGTTGGCGGGGTTGAGTTTTATTGGGACGCCAGTTTGCGGAAATGCGAGGGATAACGTAACGGAGGAGCTGTGCATCAGATGGTACCAGTTCGGGTCGCTGTTGCCGCTATTCAAGGTGTCGGAGGATCGGATGCCGCATCGATTCAGTAGATTCGCTCAGCGAATCATGCTGTCTATGATACGTAAGCGTTATGCTTTGATGGAATACATGAATACGTTGATCGTGACGGATTCGGCTTATCTACGGCCGATGTTTTACCACTATGAAGAGGCGAGGAACTTCACGGCGGAGTTGTGGGAGCAGTTTATGGTGGGGGAAGCTCTGTTGGTGGCGCCTGTACTGTTACCGCAGATGACTCAAATCGATATCTACTTTCCGGAGACGTTCTACGAGTTGTGGGCCGGAGAGGAACTTCCGACGAACGATGTACTGCAGTACGCTGTTGTGGAATCCGACCTGCCGATGTTTGTACGACCAGGCTACGTTGTTGGGTTAAGGCAGATTTCCGACGAAGTTCTGGCGATTGACGAAGCTCGGCTTCAGCCGATGTTCCTTACAGGAGCTGTGGCGTGTAACATCCGTAGGACCAAATGCGATGCATCTGGATCGTTGACCTTTGAGAAAGGCTTCGGATTGGAGTTCCGCGTGGCATTGGAACAG gaactcatcaTTCGAATTCGACTTACAGTAAGAAACGAGTCCCTGAAGGATTCGGCATGCTCTCCAACGCACAAAACCCTTTCCGGTGAAGTGCTGTTCGTTCAGCTTTACGGCCATCCAAACCGTACAGAACCCCTTGTTCATCAGCTAGACTTCGACCTCTGCCAACTGACGGAAACGGAAGCAGAAAAAGTTTACAATTTTCCTAATAACGAAACGcaatcagaaatccttcaataa